From Burkholderia pseudomultivorans, the proteins below share one genomic window:
- a CDS encoding phosphorylase, whose amino-acid sequence MTSQHTGTLPVIAVTGMAFEARIARGDGVEAVFAARADRLERALTEATARGCAGIVSFGTAGGLAPDLQPGALVIADAVDGPFGRVPTDVGWSARLVAALHDTPVWARVTRGAMAAVGAPVISEQEKTSLHRAKGALAVDMESHIAAAFAAARGVPFAVCRAIVDPAWRTLPRAATAGLRDDGSTAILPILRELLKQPSQLGPLLQVAGDARAARTTLIQARHAFGRAGALRIV is encoded by the coding sequence ATGACGTCGCAGCACACCGGCACCCTGCCCGTCATTGCGGTGACGGGCATGGCGTTCGAGGCGCGCATCGCGCGCGGCGACGGCGTCGAGGCCGTGTTCGCCGCGCGGGCCGACCGGCTCGAACGTGCGCTGACCGAGGCGACCGCGCGCGGTTGCGCGGGCATCGTCAGCTTCGGCACGGCGGGCGGGCTCGCGCCCGACCTGCAGCCCGGCGCGCTGGTGATCGCCGACGCGGTCGACGGGCCGTTCGGGCGCGTGCCGACCGATGTCGGCTGGAGCGCGCGGCTCGTCGCCGCGCTGCACGACACGCCGGTGTGGGCGCGCGTCACGCGCGGCGCGATGGCGGCCGTCGGCGCGCCGGTTATTAGCGAGCAGGAGAAGACCTCGCTGCATCGCGCGAAGGGCGCGCTGGCCGTCGACATGGAATCGCATATCGCAGCCGCGTTCGCTGCGGCGCGCGGCGTGCCGTTCGCGGTGTGCCGCGCGATCGTCGATCCCGCGTGGCGCACGCTGCCGCGCGCGGCGACGGCCGGGCTGCGCGACGACGGCAGCACGGCGATCCTGCCGATCCTGCGCGAGCTGCTGAAGCAGCCGTCGCAGCTGGGCCCGCTGCTGCAGGTCGCGGGCGATGCGCGCGCGGCGCGTACGACGCTGATCCAGGCGCGGCATGCGTTCGGGCGCGCGGGCGCGCTGCGGATCGTCTGA
- the tssF gene encoding type VI secretion system baseplate subunit TssF, translating to MNPHLLDAYNRELLYFKELVEEFAHAHPKIARRLGLHAGEIADPFVERLVQAASFTTARLQLKLDAAFPLLSSRLLETVYPNYVAPTPSIAVARLYPDEQEGNLLEGFRVPRGTAFTSRVPDGERTPCTFHSGLDVTLYPLEIVSARLTGVPPDIPSVERYGAADRPIRGALRLRLRTTGEARFEELRGLERLPVYLAGDERVASRLFELIHAGAVASVIGTTNRFADSNRSFGIVSDRAVEHTGLAADESLLPLIGPKFHGHNLLHEYATCPARFWFFTLTGLNAGLRYVTGREAEIVVLLDRFDGSLVEHVDASRFALFCTPVINLFRRKTDPAEVPGTGGEILLQPDRQNGSDYEVFAVEALHGFVSKGAASLEFRPLHRARLNNEADHGLYFTIRREPGMAKTSYRRYGARTPYVSTDAFVSLVDENEQSYPQDMKYLSVDAWLTNGDLPSLLEPEGATDLTVEISAPVRRTELVRAPSPARAPLAQGEAAWRLIGQLNLDYGRLETQDGSALRDILVLFAAADDVRFRRQIDSLIRVETRPVTKTLPGQSQLRFGRGIECVLTVDEAGFDGASPFLFGVILEHYVARHVSTHSFTQSVLRSSQRGELMRWPVRMGTRSAV from the coding sequence ATGAACCCTCATCTCCTTGATGCCTACAATCGAGAACTGCTCTATTTCAAGGAGCTGGTGGAGGAATTCGCCCACGCGCATCCGAAAATCGCGCGTCGGCTGGGCCTGCATGCCGGCGAGATTGCCGATCCCTTTGTCGAGCGCCTGGTGCAAGCGGCGAGTTTCACGACTGCCCGGCTGCAATTGAAACTGGATGCCGCGTTCCCCCTGCTCAGCAGTCGGCTGCTCGAAACGGTCTATCCAAACTACGTCGCCCCAACGCCTTCGATCGCGGTAGCGCGCCTCTATCCCGACGAACAGGAAGGCAATTTGCTCGAGGGGTTTCGTGTCCCTCGCGGCACGGCGTTCACGAGCCGCGTGCCGGATGGCGAACGCACGCCCTGCACGTTTCACAGCGGTCTCGATGTGACGTTGTATCCGTTGGAGATTGTTTCGGCGCGCTTGACCGGGGTGCCTCCGGACATTCCATCGGTAGAGCGCTATGGCGCAGCCGACAGGCCGATTCGCGGCGCGCTGCGTCTCAGGCTTCGCACCACGGGCGAAGCGCGCTTCGAGGAACTGCGCGGGCTGGAGCGATTGCCCGTCTATCTGGCAGGCGACGAGCGCGTGGCATCGCGGCTGTTCGAGTTGATCCACGCTGGCGCTGTGGCGTCCGTGATCGGGACGACGAATCGTTTCGCCGATTCGAATCGGTCATTCGGCATTGTCTCCGATCGAGCCGTCGAACATACCGGACTCGCTGCCGACGAGAGCTTGCTGCCGCTGATCGGGCCGAAGTTTCATGGCCATAACCTGCTGCACGAATATGCGACGTGTCCCGCCCGCTTCTGGTTTTTCACGCTGACCGGTCTGAATGCGGGATTGCGATATGTGACCGGTCGCGAAGCCGAAATCGTCGTGTTGCTGGATCGATTCGACGGTTCGCTGGTCGAGCACGTCGATGCTTCCCGCTTCGCCCTCTTCTGTACACCGGTCATCAACCTGTTTCGTCGCAAAACTGATCCCGCCGAGGTGCCGGGCACGGGCGGCGAAATTCTGTTGCAACCCGACCGGCAGAACGGCTCGGATTACGAGGTGTTCGCGGTGGAGGCACTGCATGGCTTCGTGAGCAAAGGAGCGGCATCGCTCGAGTTTCGGCCGCTGCACCGGGCGCGGCTGAACAACGAAGCCGATCACGGGCTCTATTTCACGATCCGCCGCGAGCCCGGAATGGCGAAGACGTCATACCGTCGCTACGGCGCTCGTACGCCATACGTGAGTACCGATGCGTTCGTTTCGCTGGTCGATGAAAATGAGCAATCCTATCCACAGGACATGAAATACCTGTCGGTAGATGCGTGGTTGACGAACGGCGATCTGCCGAGCTTGCTGGAGCCCGAGGGCGCGACCGATCTGACTGTCGAAATCAGCGCGCCCGTCAGGCGGACGGAACTCGTTCGTGCGCCGAGTCCTGCACGCGCGCCGCTTGCTCAGGGAGAGGCTGCATGGCGGCTGATCGGTCAGCTGAACCTCGACTACGGCAGGCTGGAGACTCAGGACGGAAGCGCGCTACGCGACATTCTGGTTTTGTTCGCCGCTGCCGACGACGTGCGGTTCCGTCGACAGATCGACAGCCTGATCCGTGTCGAGACGCGTCCGGTGACGAAGACACTGCCCGGCCAGAGTCAGTTGCGGTTCGGTCGAGGCATCGAATGCGTGCTGACCGTCGACGAGGCTGGCTTTGACGGTGCGAGCCCTTTTCTATTTGGCGTGATCCTCGAGCATTACGTGGCTCGTCACGTTTCGACACATTCTTTTACTCAATCCGTGCTGCGCTCGTCGCAGCGCGGCGAGCTGATGCGCTGGCCGGTTCGAATGGGGACGCGCAGCGCAGTCTGA